From one Pseudomonas sp. MYb118 genomic stretch:
- a CDS encoding LD-carboxypeptidase: MTCLKLPEPLKRGSRIAIVSPAGYLTNPAFLDHVTPMIKEQGYTPVLSKNCFERYDNHYAYAGTPQQRLEDLQWACDDPDIDAIWVTRGGYGSVQLLAGLDMQTICNKPKWLIGYSDITYLHSFFNRHAVATIHGPNVVRTLSMGIAPPPSSYGKVFDILQGQLPSYSITSHALDKPGRARGRLVGGNQTIVGALSGTPYNFNYDGAILFLEDIGESAYYRIDRQMQTLETAGILARLKGIIIGSMRDVGGVKSDFDEGAYSLINKIMTKYRIPKIFAFPAGHVPDHYPLIMGVEVEIEVQAGLSSVRYV; encoded by the coding sequence ATGACATGTTTGAAGTTGCCGGAGCCGCTGAAAAGAGGCAGTAGAATAGCGATAGTTTCGCCCGCAGGTTATTTAACCAACCCTGCGTTCCTGGATCATGTGACACCCATGATCAAAGAACAGGGATATACGCCGGTATTGTCGAAAAATTGTTTTGAACGATATGACAATCATTATGCGTACGCGGGCACACCGCAACAAAGACTGGAAGATTTGCAATGGGCCTGCGACGACCCGGATATCGACGCGATCTGGGTCACGCGTGGCGGTTACGGCAGTGTGCAGTTATTGGCCGGGCTGGATATGCAGACCATTTGCAATAAGCCCAAATGGTTGATTGGTTATTCCGATATCACCTATCTGCACAGCTTTTTCAACCGCCACGCCGTCGCCACGATCCATGGTCCCAATGTCGTGAGAACCCTGAGCATGGGCATCGCGCCGCCGCCCTCCAGTTATGGCAAAGTGTTCGATATCCTGCAGGGTCAATTGCCCAGCTATTCGATTACTTCCCATGCGCTGGATAAACCGGGCAGGGCCAGAGGACGACTGGTGGGCGGTAATCAAACGATCGTCGGCGCTCTTTCCGGAACACCCTATAACTTCAATTATGACGGCGCGATATTGTTTCTCGAAGATATTGGCGAGAGCGCTTACTACCGGATTGACCGGCAAATGCAAACGCTGGAAACAGCGGGAATATTGGCCAGGTTAAAAGGCATCATCATAGGCTCGATGCGTGATGTCGGTGGAGTCAAGTCGGACTTCGACGAGGGCGCTTACAGTCTGATCAACAAGATCATGACCAAATACCGCATCCCCAAGATATTCGCTTTTCCCGCCGGCCATGTGCCTGACCATTATCCATTGATCATGGGCGTGGAAGTTGAGATCGAAGTGCAGGCCGGCCTCAGCAGTGTCAGGTATGTCTAA